A genomic window from Shewanella vesiculosa includes:
- a CDS encoding copper resistance protein NlpE — MNKSISCIAVLVLLTAACSEAPKEDIAASTSQVQTDVANPVPVGDSSQHSLDWAGSYEGVLPCASCEGIQTLMTLKADNSFVEETVYLGKDEKIFKLTGKVTWGEQGQKIILPDGTQYLVGENQLIRLDTQGNRITSQLAANYVLKKKP, encoded by the coding sequence TATCTTGTATCGCCGTTTTGGTTTTACTCACCGCGGCTTGCTCTGAAGCCCCGAAAGAAGACATTGCAGCTAGTACGAGCCAAGTTCAAACAGATGTTGCCAATCCTGTGCCTGTGGGTGACAGCAGTCAACATTCGCTCGATTGGGCAGGTAGCTATGAAGGTGTGTTGCCTTGCGCAAGTTGTGAAGGTATACAAACCCTAATGACACTTAAAGCTGATAATAGCTTTGTTGAGGAAACTGTTTATTTGGGCAAAGACGAGAAAATTTTCAAACTGACTGGCAAAGTGACATGGGGCGAGCAGGGCCAAAAAATCATCTTGCCAGATGGCACACAATATCTGGTTGGTGAAAATCAGTTGATCAGATTGGACACTCAAGGCAATAGAATTACTAGTCAGCTTGCTGCTAATTATGTGTTGAAAAAGAAACCATAG